In the genome of Coleofasciculus sp. FACHB-1120, one region contains:
- a CDS encoding SDR family NAD(P)-dependent oxidoreductase: MSVGALIAVLWVVRWWRENHKYDLTGKTVLLTGGSRGLGLVMARQLIQQGARLAICGRDASELERARHELEQQSGQVLALPCDVTDKSQVEQMVQQVGDLFGQIDVLINNAGTDIVAPMDVLTMEDYDDLMKLHFWAPLYTTYAVLPEMRQRKAGRIVNISSIGGKVVSPHMLAYCASKFALTGLSEGMRAELAKDRISVTTVCPGFIRTGVVDHGIFKGQHRKEYTWFSIADSLPFLSTSAENVARQTIAAFRRGDAELIVPFWTLISAKLFALFPGLNSTLLGWVNRLLPASGGIGTERAFGKDSHSFLSPSVLTSLSERAARRNNEIATEKADSAGAKLKLSNRMDMDR; the protein is encoded by the coding sequence ATGAGCGTCGGCGCTTTGATCGCCGTGCTTTGGGTAGTGAGATGGTGGCGCGAAAATCATAAATACGATCTCACAGGCAAGACGGTGCTGCTGACGGGTGGTTCTCGTGGACTGGGTTTGGTGATGGCACGCCAGTTGATACAGCAAGGAGCGCGTTTGGCAATTTGTGGCCGCGACGCAAGCGAGTTAGAAAGAGCGCGTCATGAATTAGAGCAGCAGAGTGGACAAGTATTGGCTTTGCCTTGCGATGTCACCGATAAATCCCAAGTTGAGCAGATGGTGCAGCAGGTAGGCGATCTCTTCGGTCAGATTGATGTCCTCATCAACAATGCAGGCACCGACATTGTGGCACCAATGGACGTATTGACGATGGAGGACTACGACGACTTGATGAAGCTGCATTTCTGGGCACCGCTATACACCACGTATGCAGTTCTGCCGGAAATGCGTCAACGAAAGGCTGGACGCATCGTTAATATCTCTTCCATCGGTGGCAAGGTGGTCTCCCCGCATATGTTGGCGTATTGCGCCAGCAAATTTGCCTTAACCGGGCTGTCTGAAGGGATGCGGGCAGAACTGGCAAAAGATCGGATTTCTGTCACAACAGTCTGTCCCGGTTTCATCCGCACAGGCGTGGTAGACCACGGTATCTTCAAAGGTCAGCACCGCAAGGAGTATACCTGGTTCAGCATTGCTGATTCCTTGCCCTTCCTCTCGACCAGTGCTGAAAATGTTGCTCGTCAGACCATTGCTGCCTTTCGACGGGGTGATGCAGAGCTGATTGTGCCATTTTGGACTCTAATTAGTGCCAAATTATTTGCACTCTTTCCAGGGCTTAATTCTACTCTGCTCGGCTGGGTGAATCGATTGCTACCTGCATCAGGTGGCATTGGTACCGAACGCGCTTTCGGAAAAGACAGCCACTCCTTTTTGTCGCCTTCGGTGTTAACCTCCTTGAGCGAACGAGCGGCACGTCGAAACAACGAGATTGCAACCGAGAAGGCAGATAGTGCGGGAGCAAAGTTAAAACTGAGCAATCGAATGGACATGGACAGGTAG
- a CDS encoding vitamin K epoxide reductase family protein, producing the protein MEPQQLSQELRKGQNPHMSRRRAIIGLSMLGGSMGQLVTLYQTGIVSHLPDPPGQKLFDADRVDASNYAYDKFNSPDGPIMVFTYAITAWLASAGGLDRARRNPILPIAMGIKILIDAVTNVELAREEWSENKAFCEYCQVATLCTFASLVLAAPEVMAAARTLLGRGDKDTAENTQ; encoded by the coding sequence ATGGAGCCACAACAACTAAGTCAGGAATTGCGTAAAGGACAAAACCCCCACATGAGCCGTCGGCGAGCGATTATCGGCTTGTCTATGCTGGGAGGTTCGATGGGACAGCTGGTGACGCTATACCAAACCGGGATCGTTAGTCACTTACCCGATCCTCCGGGACAAAAGCTTTTCGATGCAGACCGCGTTGACGCATCTAACTACGCTTACGACAAATTTAACTCGCCCGATGGCCCAATAATGGTGTTTACTTACGCCATCACTGCTTGGCTGGCTTCCGCTGGTGGTCTGGATCGCGCTAGGCGCAACCCGATCTTACCAATTGCAATGGGTATAAAGATCCTGATAGACGCGGTGACGAATGTCGAGCTAGCTCGTGAAGAGTGGAGCGAGAACAAAGCGTTTTGCGAGTACTGCCAAGTGGCAACGCTTTGCACGTTCGCGTCCCTAGTGTTGGCAGCGCCTGAAGTTATGGCCGCTGCTCGCACCCTACTCGGACGCGGCGACAAAGACACCGCAGAGAACACACAGTAA
- a CDS encoding response regulator — translation MVSSQAQAKRILLVDDLEDNVSLLEAILAEEGYEIDSARNGKSALAKIEASPPDLVLMDAMMPGMDGYEVTRRIRENPQLPFIPILMITASESASIPQGLELGANDFIRKPIDFEELMARVKASLRLKTIVNPSQ, via the coding sequence ATGGTGTCGTCTCAAGCTCAAGCTAAACGCATTTTATTGGTCGATGATCTAGAGGATAATGTATCCCTCCTAGAGGCGATTTTGGCGGAAGAAGGGTATGAGATTGATAGCGCTAGAAATGGTAAGTCAGCGTTAGCCAAGATAGAAGCATCGCCACCGGATTTAGTGTTGATGGATGCCATGATGCCAGGAATGGATGGTTATGAAGTAACTCGGCGGATTCGGGAAAATCCGCAACTCCCTTTTATTCCGATTCTGATGATTACGGCAAGTGAAAGTGCTAGTATCCCTCAAGGATTGGAGTTAGGAGCTAATGACTTCATTCGGAAGCCGATTGATTTTGAGGAGTTAATGGCAAGAGTTAAAGCATCTTTACGATTGAAAACCATCGTTAATCCTTCTCAATAA
- a CDS encoding sensor histidine kinase: MDFSQLLVEKIDAIAKNWVEAVRSDRQISRTDDLPGSAIRNHIPDVLEAMATVLSHSQENDIQSIVQNSLHHGVLRAEQGFSPTEIAREYRLLRQTIFSTLEADLLEGTVPEVMRAYNVIDATLDEAIAQCFKSYVEERLQELQQVQSQVELTNQELTRLLKANQNNLSQLAHELKNPLNSIIGYSELILRSSRKNVEVQDNFPNLEHIERVLRNGRHLLRLINDTLEIARYSAGKIELHPELIDVCSLINNVVEMLEPLAAAKELQMVIDCDSASADSSAARAPEKVLTDPLRLQQIVTNLLSNAIRYTETGSVQLTCQTLSDNHWFIAVSDTGIGIALEDQARVFDPFFQAGTRDRMPDSTGLGLAIVAQLVNLMQGKIELVSQVGVGSTFTVILPLEVKTLESIS; the protein is encoded by the coding sequence ATGGATTTTAGCCAATTGCTCGTTGAAAAAATAGACGCGATCGCCAAAAACTGGGTTGAAGCAGTCCGTTCGGATAGGCAGATTTCCCGCACTGACGATTTACCCGGCTCAGCTATCCGGAATCATATTCCTGATGTGCTAGAGGCGATGGCAACTGTGCTTTCCCACTCGCAGGAAAACGATATTCAGTCCATAGTTCAGAACAGTTTACATCATGGCGTTCTGCGGGCTGAACAAGGTTTCTCTCCCACAGAAATTGCGCGAGAGTATCGTCTACTGCGCCAGACAATTTTTTCCACTCTAGAGGCAGATTTACTAGAGGGTACCGTTCCCGAAGTGATGCGAGCTTACAATGTGATTGACGCGACCCTCGACGAAGCCATTGCCCAATGCTTCAAAAGTTATGTAGAGGAGCGATTGCAAGAACTACAGCAGGTACAAAGTCAAGTAGAGTTAACCAATCAAGAACTAACTCGCTTGCTAAAAGCGAATCAGAATAATCTCTCTCAACTAGCCCACGAACTGAAAAATCCTCTAAATTCGATTATTGGCTACTCGGAGCTGATTTTACGCTCTTCACGAAAGAATGTTGAAGTTCAAGACAATTTTCCCAATCTAGAACATATTGAGCGAGTGCTACGCAATGGCAGACACTTACTTCGCCTGATCAACGATACATTGGAAATCGCCCGGTATTCCGCAGGGAAGATAGAACTGCACCCAGAACTAATAGATGTATGCTCTTTAATCAACAATGTAGTTGAAATGTTGGAGCCTTTGGCTGCTGCAAAAGAGCTACAAATGGTGATTGATTGTGATTCGGCTAGCGCCGATAGTTCCGCTGCACGCGCTCCGGAAAAAGTGCTGACAGACCCCTTGCGATTACAGCAAATTGTCACGAATCTTCTAAGCAATGCGATTCGCTACACAGAGACAGGGAGTGTGCAATTAACGTGTCAGACGTTATCTGATAACCATTGGTTTATTGCGGTAAGCGACACCGGAATTGGGATTGCCCTAGAAGACCAGGCGCGTGTTTTTGACCCCTTCTTTCAAGCTGGAACTCGCGATCGCATGCCCGATAGCACTGGCTTAGGTTTGGCAATTGTCGCCCAACTGGTAAACCTAATGCAAGGCAAAATCGAGCTGGTATCCCAGGTTGGCGTTGGCTCCACCTTCACCGTCATCTTGCCCCTAGAAGTGAAAACCCTGGAATCAATTTCTTGA
- a CDS encoding hemerythrin domain-containing protein translates to MVTTLDDTKRMAIAERLADLKAFLNLIISNEQKLIDSCPYEDVRERLQDMLSDDQKHLGIIDTVIVQYGIQSEPSAATKIFIPQFEQMMSGDEFTYYQKLIHHELIKHGQAMSGIMIHKAAQVVGADIELAIGPLNTVNFEGRAHQEQLKGMLEQVGVREMTGQDAHQGLWARVQDAVAALSGVAGSVVTQNTDKQDMNIQTLIRLDHEKVNTLFTEVGATKDPQKLQEYFGQIYKDLLAHAQAEEEVVYPKVRSFYGDDNTQELYDEQAEMKRMLDEIKAIDPNSADEFRSKIKDLMDAVGDHIRQEESTMFAAIDNNCSDEQKEQMATEFKAAKSKIQQEMSA, encoded by the coding sequence ATGGTTACAACACTAGACGATACAAAGCGGATGGCGATCGCTGAAAGATTGGCAGACTTGAAAGCCTTTCTAAATTTAATCATCTCTAACGAGCAAAAACTCATAGATTCTTGCCCTTATGAAGATGTCCGCGAGCGTCTCCAAGATATGCTTTCTGATGACCAGAAACACCTGGGCATCATAGACACTGTAATCGTTCAATACGGTATTCAATCTGAACCGAGTGCTGCAACCAAGATATTTATTCCGCAGTTTGAGCAGATGATGTCAGGTGATGAGTTTACCTATTATCAAAAACTCATTCACCACGAACTGATAAAGCATGGTCAAGCCATGAGTGGAATCATGATCCACAAAGCCGCTCAAGTTGTAGGGGCTGATATTGAACTGGCAATCGGGCCTCTCAATACCGTCAACTTCGAGGGTCGCGCTCACCAGGAACAACTCAAGGGGATGCTCGAACAGGTGGGAGTCCGCGAAATGACGGGTCAAGACGCGCATCAGGGACTCTGGGCAAGGGTGCAAGATGCAGTTGCCGCCCTATCGGGTGTAGCTGGCAGTGTGGTTACTCAAAACACTGACAAGCAAGATATGAATATCCAGACCCTTATCCGGCTGGATCATGAGAAAGTGAATACACTTTTCACTGAAGTTGGAGCGACGAAAGATCCTCAAAAGCTCCAAGAGTATTTCGGGCAAATCTACAAAGACTTATTAGCACACGCTCAAGCAGAAGAAGAAGTCGTGTACCCGAAAGTACGATCTTTCTACGGCGATGACAACACTCAAGAGCTTTACGATGAGCAAGCCGAAATGAAGCGGATGCTCGATGAAATTAAGGCGATTGACCCCAATTCAGCCGACGAGTTCCGCTCAAAAATTAAAGACCTAATGGATGCGGTTGGCGACCACATTCGCCAAGAAGAAAGCACCATGTTCGCAGCGATTGACAACAATTGCAGCGACGAGCAGAAAGAGCAAATGGCGACTGAATTTAAAGCTGCCAAGAGTAAGATTCAGCAAGAGATGTCAGCCTAA
- the phaB gene encoding acetoacetyl-CoA reductase PhaB: protein MASLGLEDKVVFVTGGNRGIGAAVVSLLEELGAKVAYTHRSATNGQSGALAIQADVTDKAAMEAVAEQVEQKLGSIYGIVANAGITQDNFFPKLTSQDWDAVIDTNVKGVYNTLMPVIPKMYERKEGSVVCISSISGERGNIGQTNYAATKAAVIGLTKSLALEAARYGVRVNAVSPGFIETDMVKSVPDKVKERIVSEIPLRRFGKPEEVAWAVAFLLSPIASSYVTGEVVRVNGAHHT from the coding sequence ATGGCATCTTTGGGACTGGAAGATAAAGTTGTCTTCGTAACAGGCGGTAATCGAGGGATAGGAGCAGCGGTCGTTAGTCTGCTGGAGGAGCTGGGAGCTAAGGTTGCTTACACCCACCGCAGCGCTACCAATGGTCAGTCTGGGGCTTTGGCAATCCAAGCTGATGTAACCGACAAGGCAGCGATGGAAGCAGTAGCAGAACAGGTTGAACAGAAACTAGGGTCAATTTACGGGATTGTGGCGAATGCTGGGATTACCCAAGACAACTTTTTTCCCAAACTGACAAGCCAAGACTGGGACGCCGTAATCGACACTAACGTGAAAGGAGTCTACAACACCTTGATGCCCGTTATCCCCAAGATGTACGAGCGGAAAGAAGGCTCTGTGGTTTGCATCAGCTCGATTTCGGGGGAGCGAGGAAATATCGGTCAAACCAACTATGCCGCAACCAAGGCGGCTGTGATTGGTTTAACTAAGTCCCTCGCTTTAGAGGCGGCTCGTTATGGGGTACGAGTTAACGCTGTGTCACCGGGATTTATCGAGACTGATATGGTCAAGTCGGTGCCAGATAAGGTGAAAGAGCGCATTGTGTCCGAGATTCCGCTTCGTCGCTTCGGTAAGCCAGAGGAAGTTGCTTGGGCTGTTGCATTCCTGCTTTCGCCAATCGCTAGCAGCTACGTTACTGGCGAAGTTGTGAGAGTCAACGGCGCTCATCACACATGA
- a CDS encoding PEP-CTERM sorting domain-containing protein (PEP-CTERM proteins occur, often in large numbers, in the proteomes of bacteria that also encode an exosortase, a predicted intramembrane cysteine proteinase. The presence of a PEP-CTERM domain at a protein's C-terminus predicts cleavage within the sorting domain, followed by covalent anchoring to some some component of the (usually Gram-negative) cell surface. Many PEP-CTERM proteins exhibit an unusual sequence composition that includes large numbers of potential glycosylation sites. Expression of one such protein has been shown restore the ability of a bacterium to form floc, a type of biofilm.) produces MKTRLRSLSVRDLSTVAGVALTAVVLSFPSPVQAIALVTERTALGGNDQIDWSSLGPTNPFNFLPNSFATTSEEGLGLFVDIPSAGANFTPPFVFQTLPPPNGIPTNFASGDFLLFTGFIPGSFPAVGNPGPLSISFDTPVFGAGAQIAVDDTPQFTGFISAFDETDTLLGALSAAGTSSLALDNSALFLGIKSDRANISRLVFSISEPNRALAINTLSIVAPTSVPEPTSVLGLFAFGTLSALSVLKRQQHKSIESNHV; encoded by the coding sequence ATGAAAACACGACTTCGGAGCCTTTCAGTCAGAGATTTGTCTACGGTTGCTGGAGTAGCGTTGACTGCTGTAGTATTAAGCTTCCCATCACCCGTTCAAGCGATCGCATTAGTCACCGAGCGGACAGCTTTAGGAGGCAATGACCAAATAGATTGGTCTAGTTTGGGTCCAACGAACCCTTTCAACTTTTTACCGAATTCCTTCGCAACAACTTCTGAAGAAGGACTAGGGCTTTTTGTTGACATTCCCTCGGCAGGGGCTAATTTTACCCCACCATTTGTCTTTCAGACTTTGCCTCCACCAAACGGCATTCCGACTAACTTTGCCAGTGGTGATTTCCTTTTATTTACAGGGTTTATACCAGGTTCTTTTCCTGCCGTTGGCAATCCAGGTCCTCTGAGCATTAGCTTCGATACGCCTGTCTTTGGTGCTGGCGCTCAGATCGCCGTAGACGATACACCACAATTCACAGGCTTCATCTCGGCTTTTGATGAAACAGATACCTTGCTGGGGGCATTGTCGGCGGCTGGGACTTCTTCCTTGGCATTGGATAATTCAGCTCTTTTTCTTGGCATCAAGAGCGATCGCGCTAACATCTCGCGGTTAGTTTTTAGCATCTCTGAGCCAAACAGGGCTTTGGCAATTAATACCCTTAGCATTGTTGCGCCTACTTCTGTCCCCGAACCCACATCGGTATTAGGTTTATTTGCCTTTGGCACTTTGAGCGCTCTTTCAGTATTGAAACGTCAACAGCACAAATCCATAGAGAGCAATCATGTGTGA
- a CDS encoding chromophore lyase CpcT/CpeT: MNKLQAYTLTVLFSTLTFAPASRAATIAPPLEEQVNQVAQWFTGFFNNAQQVAGNPSVPFISMSNCGVQLADANPVDATQNVYLEQKSSAFARQSFYSFNPGNSAVNLSVRSFVNRDILSGLCNKPEPQRIVNINNIVATSCDLFLIWEPKRYTATNAPNGCPTSSGGKVVSLVAISNSGIDALDQIFNAQGNLLVGTKIEYRPINSNSIPEPDFTLGLLALGIGSTAALSGKLKKKSTQKEKAFKV, encoded by the coding sequence ATGAATAAACTACAAGCCTATACTTTGACAGTTTTATTTTCAACATTAACATTTGCCCCAGCAAGTCGTGCTGCTACCATTGCTCCACCACTTGAGGAACAGGTTAATCAGGTAGCGCAGTGGTTCACTGGTTTTTTCAACAATGCACAACAAGTGGCTGGCAACCCTTCTGTTCCATTTATTTCTATGTCCAATTGTGGGGTTCAACTAGCTGATGCCAACCCGGTCGATGCCACACAGAACGTTTATCTTGAACAAAAAAGTTCTGCTTTCGCGCGTCAGAGCTTTTATTCCTTTAACCCTGGAAATTCGGCAGTAAATCTCAGCGTTCGTAGCTTTGTCAATAGAGATATTTTAAGTGGTTTATGCAATAAACCTGAACCGCAACGAATCGTTAACATTAACAATATAGTTGCGACAAGCTGTGACCTTTTTCTGATATGGGAACCAAAGCGCTATACAGCAACTAACGCTCCAAATGGTTGTCCAACAAGTTCTGGTGGCAAGGTAGTTTCCCTGGTAGCTATCTCAAACAGCGGCATTGATGCCTTAGATCAGATATTCAATGCACAAGGTAATTTGCTGGTCGGCACGAAGATCGAGTATCGCCCAATTAACTCTAACTCTATACCCGAACCAGACTTCACCTTGGGACTTTTAGCTCTCGGCATAGGGAGTACAGCAGCACTATCAGGAAAACTCAAAAAGAAATCAACACAGAAAGAGAAAGCTTTTAAAGTCTGA
- a CDS encoding SDR family oxidoreductase has protein sequence MQLKPINQQVVAVVGVSSGIGRETALQFAKRGAKVVVSARSESKLASLVEEIQSFGGEATAIVADVTVFEQVKAIADRTVEVYGRLDTWVHCPAIAVYATFDNTTPEEFKRVIDVGLIGQAYGAMAALPHLKREGRGALIHMSSVLGRRSLPLQSSYCTAKHGMEGFIEALRVELQHEKIPISVTSVKPAAVNTPLYNNALTRLGVKPASLPPFYEPSLVADAVLYVAEHPTRDFLVGDAARTLDLLQRLSPGLVDAILQRVAFKLQRTDEPKSDDAPNNLYESIPANDKVKGDFSNLAIPSVTDWLDKNPVVKWGALAGVVALGAALLTLPTEVTLPH, from the coding sequence ATGCAACTGAAGCCAATCAATCAGCAGGTCGTTGCCGTCGTTGGGGTTTCCAGCGGCATCGGGCGGGAGACAGCCCTCCAGTTTGCCAAGAGAGGCGCAAAGGTGGTCGTTTCCGCTCGCAGTGAATCGAAGCTAGCATCCTTGGTGGAAGAGATTCAAAGCTTTGGCGGTGAGGCAACTGCTATCGTCGCTGATGTGACGGTATTCGAGCAGGTGAAAGCGATCGCAGACCGTACTGTAGAGGTTTACGGGCGACTCGATACGTGGGTGCATTGCCCCGCTATTGCCGTCTATGCAACTTTCGACAACACAACACCAGAAGAGTTCAAGCGCGTCATTGATGTCGGACTGATCGGGCAGGCATACGGTGCGATGGCAGCACTCCCCCATCTAAAGCGTGAGGGGCGAGGGGCGCTGATCCATATGTCTTCAGTCTTGGGCAGGCGCAGTCTCCCGCTTCAGAGTTCCTACTGCACGGCAAAGCACGGTATGGAGGGATTCATCGAAGCCCTGCGTGTCGAACTGCAACATGAGAAAATACCTATCAGCGTCACGAGTGTCAAACCCGCCGCTGTCAACACACCTCTGTACAACAATGCGCTCACCAGGCTAGGTGTGAAGCCAGCCAGCCTACCGCCTTTCTACGAACCCAGCTTGGTCGCTGACGCGGTTCTCTACGTTGCCGAACATCCAACTCGTGACTTCCTGGTTGGGGATGCGGCTAGAACGCTAGATTTGCTTCAACGGCTTTCGCCGGGACTGGTAGATGCCATATTGCAACGGGTCGCTTTCAAACTCCAGCGCACCGATGAGCCAAAGTCAGACGATGCGCCAAACAATCTTTATGAATCTATCCCAGCCAATGACAAGGTTAAGGGAGATTTTAGCAACTTAGCGATACCGAGCGTTACCGACTGGCTGGATAAAAATCCCGTTGTCAAGTGGGGTGCCTTAGCAGGTGTTGTCGCACTGGGAGCGGCTCTGTTAACCCTGCCAACAGAAGTCACTCTCCCTCACTAG
- a CDS encoding DUF6335 family protein, which produces MADKNRKADKETKIRDQGNLSDVPIEDTDLVSDIPVEDTGEPIISDLPQEITESYGTGVAQEPGLETGGRTMRDRMEQYTSAGPELTGGDIDARWDQAEAVGDEAVGGTVATPDQNVVQELGVAVGLDYDDGVSLQTNDILESRDAGRWELDPMSAEDYPEH; this is translated from the coding sequence ATGGCTGATAAGAATAGAAAAGCAGACAAGGAAACCAAGATAAGGGATCAAGGCAATCTTTCAGATGTACCCATCGAAGATACTGATTTGGTTTCAGATATACCCGTAGAAGATACTGGCGAACCCATTATTTCAGATTTACCCCAGGAAATTACTGAATCCTATGGAACGGGCGTTGCCCAGGAGCCGGGGCTAGAAACCGGCGGACGAACCATGCGCGATCGCATGGAGCAGTATACGTCGGCTGGCCCAGAACTAACCGGCGGTGATATTGATGCTCGTTGGGATCAGGCGGAAGCAGTTGGTGACGAAGCAGTAGGGGGAACTGTTGCGACTCCCGATCAGAATGTTGTTCAAGAACTCGGAGTTGCTGTAGGGCTGGATTATGACGACGGCGTATCTCTTCAGACAAACGATATTTTGGAGTCACGGGACGCTGGTCGATGGGAGTTAGACCCCATGTCTGCGGAAGATTATCCGGAGCATTGA